The segment CCGAACACGGAGCGCTCGGGTTCGATCAGCCCTCCGGAACCCCGAAGACGCTCCGGAACACGTCGGTCATTTCCGCGCCGAACAGCACAAATTCGACCAGGTCCAGCGCACCGGGACTGTCCGCGTCGAAGCGCCGGACGGCGTCGAACGCTACAGTGGCGACTTCGCGCGCGTCCCAACCGTAGATCCCCGCGCTGATCGCGGGGAAAGCAATGGACCCCGCAGCGAGGGATTCGGCTACCCGCAAGCTCTCGCGGAAACACGAAGCCAGCAGTTCCGGGTCGCTCTGCCCCGCGTGCCGGTTGGGGCCAACTGTGTGGATCACCCACCGCGCCGGCAATCTGAATCCAGGTGTGTGCACGGCCTGCCCCACGGGCAAACCGCCCGGATAATGCTCGCGAACCTCCATGCACGCCGCCAGGAGCTCCCGGCCCGCGGCGCGGTGGATTGCGCCGTCCACTCCGCCGCCACCCATCAAAGACGAGTTGGCCGCGTTAACGATCGCATCGACGTCGCGCGTGGTGATGTCGCCTTGCAGGATTTCGAGCCGCATGGCGCCAGTCTTGCACGACGTTCCGGCGGATGCACCCGAGTGGGGTACTTTGTGCCCATGGACATCACCACCGCCGATGGCTGGGGAGCCGCGATCTACGTCTGGATCATCCCCATGGTGGTGGGCGATGCCTTCTTCCCGCCCATCCCTTCGGAGATGCTGGTGATCACGGGTGGCGCACTTGCCGCGCAGGGCCAGGCCAATCTGTGGCTGGTGGGTTC is part of the Arthrobacter methylotrophus genome and harbors:
- a CDS encoding O-acetyl-ADP-ribose deacetylase: MRLEILQGDITTRDVDAIVNAANSSLMGGGGVDGAIHRAAGRELLAACMEVREHYPGGLPVGQAVHTPGFRLPARWVIHTVGPNRHAGQSDPELLASCFRESLRVAESLAAGSIAFPAISAGIYGWDAREVATVAFDAVRRFDADSPGALDLVEFVLFGAEMTDVFRSVFGVPEG